The Streptomyces kanamyceticus DNA segment CCGGCATCCACGGCGACATCCTGATCCCCGAGGACCGGCTGCGCGCCGCCCTGGCCCGCTCCCAGCGGGGCGAGAGCGTCCTGGAGGCCGAGCTCGCCAAGCTGCTCGGCAAGCCCTGGGACGACGAGCTCGAGCCGTTCAGGTACGCGGGCGAGGGCGCACCGGTGCGCTGGCTGCACCAAGTGGTGTGACGGCGGTGTGAGACGACGCGAAGGGGCCCCACCGTCCGGTGGGGCCCCTTCGCGTTACGTACGCTCTACGGTCGGATCAGACGGACCGGAACGCCAGGACGACGTTGTGGCCGCCGAAGCCGAACGAATCGTTCAGCGCCGCGATCCTGCCCTCGGGCAGCGCGCGGGCCTCGTCGCGGATGATGTCCGCGTCGACCTCGGGGTCGAGGTTCTCGATGTTGATCGTCGGCGGGGCGATGCGGTTCTTCAGCGCGAGGACCGTGGCCACGGTCTCCACGCCGCCCGCGCCACCGAGCAGGTGACCCGTCATCGACTTGGTGCTCGCGATCGCCATGTGGTCGACGTCGTCGCCGAACGTCTTGCGCAGCGCCTTGATCTCCGCGACGTCACCCTGCGGCGTCGAGGTCGCGTGCGCGTTCACGTGCACGATCTCGGCTGGCTTGAGGTCGGTGGTGTCGAGCAGGTGCTGCAGCGCCGCGGCGATGCCGTTGCCGGACGGCTCGGGCTGCGTGATGTGGTGCGCGTCGGCCGAGATGCCCTGGCCGACGGCCTCCGCGTAGATCTCCGCGCCGCGGGCCTTGGCGTGCTCCTCGGACTCCAGGACGATCACACCGGCGCCCTCGCCGAGCACGAAGCCGTTGCGGTTCGCGTCGTAGGGACGCGAGGCGCCCTGCGGGTCGTCGTTGTTCTTGGACATCGCCATCATGTTGCCGAACGCGACGATGGGCAGCGGGTGGATCGCCGCCTCCGTGCCGCCCGCGACGACGACGTCGGCGCGGCCGGTGCGGATCATCTCGATCGCGTAGCCGATGGCCTCCGCGCCCGAGGCGCAGGCCGACACCGGGGTGTGGACGCCCGCGCGGGCGCCCAGCTCGATGCCGACGTTGGCCGCCGGGGAGTTGGGCATCAGCATCGGCACGGTGTGCGGGGAGACGCGGCGTACGCCCTTCTCCTTGAGCACGTCGTGCTGGTCGAGCAGGGTGGTCACGCCGCCGATGCCGGAGGCGATGACCGCGCCGAGGCGGTTCGGATCCACCGAAGTGTCCTCACCGGCCTTGGCGGTGTAACCCGCGTCGGCCCAGGCCTCCTTCGCCGCGATCAGCGCGAACTGCGCCGAGCGGTCCAGCTTGCGGGCCTGCGGGCGCGGGATGACCTCGCCGGGTTCCACGGCGATCTGACCGGCGATGCGGACGGGCAGCTCGGCTGCCCAGTCCTGCTCCAGCTTGCTGACGCCGGAGCGGCCGGCGAGCAGCCCCTCCCATGTCGAGGCCGCGTCACCACCCAGCGGTGTGGTTGCGCCGATACCGGTGACGACCACGGTGCGATTGGTCGAGTTCACAGGAAATTTCTCCACGGTGTTGAGGGGAACAGCGGCGCCACCGCCGGGTGGCGACTGAGCAAGGCCTTGATCAGGCCTGGTGCTCGAGGATGTACTTGGTCGCGTCGCCGACCGTCTTGAGGTTCTTGACGTCGTCGTCCGGGATCTTGACGTCGAAGCGCTCTTCGGCGGCGACGACGACCTCGACCATGGACAGCGAGTCGACGTCCAGGTCGTCGGTGAAGGACTTGTCCAGCTGGACGTCCTCGACCGGGATGCCGGCGATCTCGTTGACGATCTCGGCGAGACCGGCGACGATCTCTTCCTGAGTGGCGGCCATGTTGGCGCTCCTTCTTATGTATCCGGGGGGTGTGGCGCCCGCCGCGGCAGCGGCAGGTTGGTTACAGCTGTCCGGACCGGGTGATCCGGACGTGATGCCTAGGGGAGGGTAACGACCGTGGCGGCGTACACGAGACCCGCCCCGAAGCCGATGACGAGCGCGGTGTCGCCGCTCTTCGCCTCGCCGGTCGCCAGAAGCCGCTCCATGGCGAGCGGAATCGAGGCGGCCGAGGTGTTGCCGGTGGTGCGCACGTCACGGGCGACCGTGACGTGTTCCGGCAGTTTCAGAGTCTTCACCATCGAGTCGATGATCCGCTCGTTGGCCTGGTGCGGAATGAAGACATCCAGGTCGTCCGCGGTGATTCCGGCCGCGTCCAGCGCCTGCTGGGCGACCTTCGCCATCTCGAACACGGCCCAGCGGAAGACCGCCTGACCTTCCTGCGTAATGGCAGGGAACTTCTCGGGGGAGCCCTCGCGGTACTCCTCCCAGGAAATCGTCTGCTTGATCGTGTCGGACTTGTCGCCCTCGGAGCCCCACACCGTCGGGCCGATCTTCGGCTCCTTGGAGGGGCCCACGATGACCGCGCCCGCGCCGTCACCGAACAGGAACGCCGTCGCGCGGTCGTGCAGGTCGGTGAGGTCGCTGAGCCGCTCCACGCCGATGACCAGGACGTACTCGGCGGAGCCCTCGACGACCATGCCCTTGGCGAGGGTCAGTCCGTAGCCGAAACCGGCACAGCCCGCGGAGATGTCGAACGCGGCGGGCCTGCCCGCGCCGATCTTGTCCGCGATCTCGGTGGCGATGGCGGGGGTCTGCTTGAAGTGCGAGACGGTCGAGACGATCACGGCGCCGATCTGCTCGGGCGTGATGCCCGCGTCCGCGATGGCCTTGCCGGACGCCTCGATGGACATCGCCGCGACGGTCTCCTCGTCGGAGGCCCAGTGACGGGTCTCGATGCCCGAACGCGAACGGATCCACTCGTCGGACGAGTCGATCGTCTCCAGGATCACCTCGTTCGGTACGACGCGGATGGGCCGGTAGCCGCCGACGCCCATGATCCGCGCGTACGGGGCGCCCTGGCTGGGCTTGATCTTCGACATGCGCTACGGCTCCTTGTCTCTCGTCGGCTCAGGAATACTCGGCGACGAGCGTGCGGGCCGCGTCGAGGTCGTCGGGGGTCTTCACCGCGAGCGTCTTGACACCCTTGAGCGCGCGCTTGGCCAGACCGGTCAGGGTACCGCCGGGGCAGACCTCGATCAGCGCGGTCACGCCGAGCTCCTGGAAGGTGTCCATGCACAGGTCCCAGCGGACCGGGTTGGCGACCTGGCCGACCAGGCGGGAGATCACCTCGGTGCCGTCGGCGACCACCTTGCCGTCGCGGTTCGAGACGTAGGTGAGCCGGGGGTCGGCGACGGTGAGGTCACCGGCGGCCTCCTCCAGCTTCGCCACGGCGGGCGCCATGTGCTCCGTGTGGAACGCACCGGCGACCTTGAGGGCGACGACCTTGCGCACGCCCTCGGGCTTGTCCTCCGCGAGGGCGGCGAGCTGCTCCAGGGTGCCCGCGGCCACGATCTGGCCCGCGCCGTTCACGTTCGCCGGGGTCAGACCCAGCTTCTCCAGGTGCGCGACGGTGACGTCGGGGTCGCCGCCGAGCAGCGCCGCCATGCCGGTCTCCGTGACTGCGGCGGCATCGGCCATGGCCAGGCCGCGCTTGCGCACGAAGCGCAGGGCGTCGTCGTCGGTGAGTACACCGGCGTACGCGGCGGCCGTGATCTCGCCGACACTGTGTCCGGCGACGGCGCCGGGCGTGATGTCACCCAGTGCCGACGCGGAGAGCAGACCGGCCGCGACAAGGAGCGGCTGGGCCACGGCGGTGTCGCGGATCGCGTCCGCGTCGCCTTGCGTGCCGTAGTGGGCAAGGTCGAGCCCGATGGCGTCCGACCAGGCGGCAAGCCGGTCGGCGGCACCGGGGAGATCGAGCCAGGGGGTCAGGAAGCCGGGCGTCTGAGCGCCTTGGCCGGGAGCGACGAGTACGAGCACTCTCACACTCTCTCTTGTGGACGGTAGGGGCCGCCCGTGGGGACAGGGACGAAGAACGGCTGGGGGAATTGTAGGGGCCCGACAAAACCCTACGATTGAGGATCGCCGTCGGCCAGCCGCCCCAGGATCAACGCGATCCGCAACGTGAACGCGGAGCGCACATCGGAAGGTGACCAACCGGTGACGTCAGTCACACGTCGGAGCCGGTAGCGCACGGTATTCGGGTGCACGAAGAGCATCCGGGCCGCGCCTTCGAGGCTGCTCGCCTGCTCCAGATAGACACTGAGCGTTTCCAGGAGCGCGGAGCCCGCTTCCTCAAGCGGTCTGTAGATCTCCTCCACCAGCTGCTCACGGGCCGCCGGATCCCCCGCCATCGCGCGCTCCGGCAGCAGATCGTCCGCGAGAACGGGCCGCGGTGCGTCCTGCCAGGCGGCGCTCGCCTTCAGCCCGGCGGCCGCGGCCTGCGCGGAGCGGGTGGCGGCGAGCAGGTCGGGCACGATGGGACCGGCCACCACGGGACCGGCGGCGTACGGCCCGATCAGAGCCTTCGCGACCGCCAGCGGATTGTCGTTGCCGCCCGCGATGACGACCAGGCGGTTGCCGAGCACACCGGTCAGGACCTGCAGCTTCGCGTGCCGGGCGGCCCGGCGGATGGCCTCGACGGTGAGCTCGCTGTCGCCGTCGGGAGCGGTGCCGAGGACCACGCAGACGTGGTCGGGGGAGTTCCAGCCGAGCGCGGCGGCGCGGGACACGGCGCCCTCGTCGGCCTCTCCGGAAAGCACCGCGTTGACGACGAGCGACTCGAGCCTGGCGTCCCAGGCACCGCGTGCCTCGGCGGCCTGCGCGTACACCTGTGCGGTCGCGAAGGCGATCTCGCGGGCGTACACGAGCAGCGCCTCGCGGAGGATGGACTCGTCGCCGGGAGCCGCGACCTCGTCGATCGCGGACTCCATCACCTCGATCGTCGTACGCACCATCTCCACGGTCTGGCGCAGGGTGATCGCCCTGGTCAGCTCGCGGGGCGCGGTGCCGAAGACATCGGTCGAGATGGCCTGTGGCGCGTCCGGATGCCGGAACCACTCGGTGAACGCGGCGATACCGGCCTGGGCGACCAGACCGATCCAGGACCGGTTCTCCGGCGGCATGGCCCGGTACCAGGACAGCGTCTCGTCCATGCGCGCGATGGCCTGCGCCGCGAGGCTGCCGGACGACTTCTCCAGACGCTTCAGGGTCGCGGCGTGCGCGTGGGGGTTGCGGCGGGCGTCCTGGCGGGACCCCGGCTCGGGCTCCTGATGGGCTGCGTTCGCTGAGGGTTCGGGCACGGGGACAAGACTGCCTTATCGGGGCGGGGGCATGCGGTGCCGGGGCTAACGTGGGATGCGTGATTGGTGTACGGCGCTCCGGCGACCGGTACCGCGGCGGGGAGGCGGCGGCCGGCATCGAGTCCTGCCACGCCTTCTCCTTCGGGCCCCACTACGACCCCGACAACCTCCGCTTCGGCGCGATCCTGGCCTGCAACGAAGAGCGCCTCGACCCCGGCGCCGGCTTCGACGAACACCCGCACAGCCACACCGAGATCGTGACCTGGGTGGTCTCCGGCGAGCTCACCCACCGCGACTCGGCGGGCCACGAGTCGCGGGTCGTGCCCGGCGACGTGCAGCGTCTCTCCGCGGGCGGCGGCGTCCGGCACGTGGAACGCAACGACGGCACGGACCCTCTCGTCTTCGTCCAGATGTGGCTGGCCCCCCTCTCCCCGGGCGGCGAACCGTCCTACGAGGTCGTGCACGGCATCGCCGACTCCACCCCGTACGCGGTCCCCGCGGCGGGCGCCCTGCTGCATGTGCGCCGCTTGGGCGCGGGCGAACGGCTGGCGCTCCCCGACGCGCCGTTCGTCTACGTCCACGTGGTGCACGGCGAACTAGCCCTGGCCCAAGACCGCTTGGGCCCGGGGGACTCGGCGCGGATCAGCGGGGAGACGGGCTTGGAAGGGGTGGCCGGGGCGACTTCCGACGCCGCTGAGCTGCTGATCTGGGAGATGGCGAGCGCGGGTTAGAGGCGGGGGTCGGGGGCGCGCGTTAGGGGCGGGGGGTTAGGGGCGCGGGGAACTGCGCGATCAGCCAGCGACGACGGTCGGTCGGCGGCGAACCGTTCCCTGCCACGGCGAGTGGCCGCTCACCCGCTCAGTCGCGCAGCTCGGAAAGCACCGCGTCGGTGAACGCGGGCCACACCTCGGCGGCCCACGGCCCGAAGGGCCGATCGGTCAGCGCCACACAGGCGACCCCCGCGTCCGGGTCGACCCACAGGAACGTACCGGCCTGCCCGAAGTGCCCGAAGGTCCTCGGCGACGACGAACTCCCCGTCCAGTGCGGCGACTTGGAGTCCCTGATCTCGAACCCGAGCCCCCAGTCGTTGGGATTCTGGTGCCCGTACCCCGGCAGCACGCCCTTCAGCCCCGGGTACGTCACCGTCATCGCCTCGGCCACCGTCCGCGCGTCGAGCAGACGCGGCGCCTGCACCTCGGCGGCGAACCTGACCAGGTCGTCGACGGTGGACACGCCGTCCTTGGCAGGCGACGCCCCGCCCTCCAGCGAGGTGGCGTCCATACCGAGCGGCTCCAGGACCGCCTGGCGCAGATACTCCGCGAAGTCCATCTCCGCCGCCTTGGCGATGTGGTCCCCGAGCACCTCGAAGCCCGCGTTCGAGTACAGCCGCCGCGTCCCCGGCCCCGACGTCACCCGGTGCTCGTCGAAGGCGAGCCCACTGGTGTGCGCGAGCAGGTGCCGCACGGTGGAACCCTCCGGCCCCGCGGGCTCGTCGAGCTCGATCGCCCCCTCCTCGTACGCGACCAGCGCCGCGTACGCCGCGAGCGGCTTGGTGACCGAGGCGAGGGCGAAGCGCTGCCCGGTGGGTCCATGGGTTCCGACGACCGTGCCGTCCGCGCGGACGACGGCTGCGGCAGCGGTCGGGACCGGCCAGTTCTCGATCAACGCCAGGCTCTGCATGCCCCCGAGCCTAAGCGCCCTACAGGTTCAACCGCATCGAGGGGTCGGGCTTGCGCACGAATCCGAGCGAGGCGTAGAGCGGCTCCGCGTCGGCCGACGCGTTGAGGTCCACGCTGACCGCGCCGTGCTCCCTGAACCAGTCGAGCAGCGCCTCCATGCAGGCCCGCGCATGCCCACGACGCCGCTGGTCCGGGTCGGTGGCCACGCTGAAGACCTGGCCGACCCTGCCGTGCGGATTGCCCGCGCGTCCGATCCGGTACTCGAGCGTGCCGACCACCAGCGCCGCAAGGCGCCCGGGACGCTCGGGATGATCGACGACGAACGCCGCGAGCTCCCCCTCGGGCTCCCCGAGCCGACGCCGCACCGTGGTCACCGACTCCGCGTGCCAACCGGTGTCCGACTCGGCGGGCGAGCGCTCCCCGAACACCGAGTCGATCATCACCTGCCGCAGTCTGAGCAGTTCCCCGGCATCCTCCGGCGTGGCACGACGCACTTCACTCACGCCCGGCACGGTAGTGACCAAGAAGCGAGACGCCTCCCGGATTTCCCCGGCAGCCGCTTGCTTGGAGTGCACTCCAAGGTTCTAGCGTGAGGGCCATGACGGTGATGGAGACCACGCTCGCCCCAGCCTCAGCCCCCGCCCCAGCCTCAGCCTCAGCCCCGGCCCCCGCCCCGGCCCCGGCTGACGGGACGGACCCCTGTCGTTCGGTACCCACCGGGTCGCCGCGCCCCGACGGCCAGGACCACTACACGATCAGCGAGGTCGTCGCCTTCACCGGCCTGACGGCACACACCCTGCGCTGGTACGAGCGAATCGGCCTGATGCCCCACATCGACCGCTCCCACACGGGCCAGCGCCGCTACCGCAACCCCGACCTGCGCTGGCTGGCCCTCGTCGGC contains these protein-coding regions:
- the fabF gene encoding beta-ketoacyl-ACP synthase II; its protein translation is MNSTNRTVVVTGIGATTPLGGDAASTWEGLLAGRSGVSKLEQDWAAELPVRIAGQIAVEPGEVIPRPQARKLDRSAQFALIAAKEAWADAGYTAKAGEDTSVDPNRLGAVIASGIGGVTTLLDQHDVLKEKGVRRVSPHTVPMLMPNSPAANVGIELGARAGVHTPVSACASGAEAIGYAIEMIRTGRADVVVAGGTEAAIHPLPIVAFGNMMAMSKNNDDPQGASRPYDANRNGFVLGEGAGVIVLESEEHAKARGAEIYAEAVGQGISADAHHITQPEPSGNGIAAALQHLLDTTDLKPAEIVHVNAHATSTPQGDVAEIKALRKTFGDDVDHMAIASTKSMTGHLLGGAGGVETVATVLALKNRIAPPTINIENLDPEVDADIIRDEARALPEGRIAALNDSFGFGGHNVVLAFRSV
- a CDS encoding acyl carrier protein, which translates into the protein MAATQEEIVAGLAEIVNEIAGIPVEDVQLDKSFTDDLDVDSLSMVEVVVAAEERFDVKIPDDDVKNLKTVGDATKYILEHQA
- a CDS encoding ketoacyl-ACP synthase III, which gives rise to MSKIKPSQGAPYARIMGVGGYRPIRVVPNEVILETIDSSDEWIRSRSGIETRHWASDEETVAAMSIEASGKAIADAGITPEQIGAVIVSTVSHFKQTPAIATEIADKIGAGRPAAFDISAGCAGFGYGLTLAKGMVVEGSAEYVLVIGVERLSDLTDLHDRATAFLFGDGAGAVIVGPSKEPKIGPTVWGSEGDKSDTIKQTISWEEYREGSPEKFPAITQEGQAVFRWAVFEMAKVAQQALDAAGITADDLDVFIPHQANERIIDSMVKTLKLPEHVTVARDVRTTGNTSAASIPLAMERLLATGEAKSGDTALVIGFGAGLVYAATVVTLP
- a CDS encoding ACP S-malonyltransferase, which encodes MLVLVAPGQGAQTPGFLTPWLDLPGAADRLAAWSDAIGLDLAHYGTQGDADAIRDTAVAQPLLVAAGLLSASALGDITPGAVAGHSVGEITAAAYAGVLTDDDALRFVRKRGLAMADAAAVTETGMAALLGGDPDVTVAHLEKLGLTPANVNGAGQIVAAGTLEQLAALAEDKPEGVRKVVALKVAGAFHTEHMAPAVAKLEEAAGDLTVADPRLTYVSNRDGKVVADGTEVISRLVGQVANPVRWDLCMDTFQELGVTALIEVCPGGTLTGLAKRALKGVKTLAVKTPDDLDAARTLVAEYS
- a CDS encoding PucR family transcriptional regulator encodes the protein MPEPSANAAHQEPEPGSRQDARRNPHAHAATLKRLEKSSGSLAAQAIARMDETLSWYRAMPPENRSWIGLVAQAGIAAFTEWFRHPDAPQAISTDVFGTAPRELTRAITLRQTVEMVRTTIEVMESAIDEVAAPGDESILREALLVYAREIAFATAQVYAQAAEARGAWDARLESLVVNAVLSGEADEGAVSRAAALGWNSPDHVCVVLGTAPDGDSELTVEAIRRAARHAKLQVLTGVLGNRLVVIAGGNDNPLAVAKALIGPYAAGPVVAGPIVPDLLAATRSAQAAAAGLKASAAWQDAPRPVLADDLLPERAMAGDPAAREQLVEEIYRPLEEAGSALLETLSVYLEQASSLEGAARMLFVHPNTVRYRLRRVTDVTGWSPSDVRSAFTLRIALILGRLADGDPQS
- a CDS encoding pirin family protein gives rise to the protein MIGVRRSGDRYRGGEAAAGIESCHAFSFGPHYDPDNLRFGAILACNEERLDPGAGFDEHPHSHTEIVTWVVSGELTHRDSAGHESRVVPGDVQRLSAGGGVRHVERNDGTDPLVFVQMWLAPLSPGGEPSYEVVHGIADSTPYAVPAAGALLHVRRLGAGERLALPDAPFVYVHVVHGELALAQDRLGPGDSARISGETGLEGVAGATSDAAELLIWEMASAG
- a CDS encoding serine hydrolase domain-containing protein; this translates as MQSLALIENWPVPTAAAAVVRADGTVVGTHGPTGQRFALASVTKPLAAYAALVAYEEGAIELDEPAGPEGSTVRHLLAHTSGLAFDEHRVTSGPGTRRLYSNAGFEVLGDHIAKAAEMDFAEYLRQAVLEPLGMDATSLEGGASPAKDGVSTVDDLVRFAAEVQAPRLLDARTVAEAMTVTYPGLKGVLPGYGHQNPNDWGLGFEIRDSKSPHWTGSSSSPRTFGHFGQAGTFLWVDPDAGVACVALTDRPFGPWAAEVWPAFTDAVLSELRD
- a CDS encoding GNAT family N-acetyltransferase, whose protein sequence is MSEVRRATPEDAGELLRLRQVMIDSVFGERSPAESDTGWHAESVTTVRRRLGEPEGELAAFVVDHPERPGRLAALVVGTLEYRIGRAGNPHGRVGQVFSVATDPDQRRRGHARACMEALLDWFREHGAVSVDLNASADAEPLYASLGFVRKPDPSMRLNL
- a CDS encoding MerR family transcriptional regulator, translating into MTVMETTLAPASAPAPASASAPAPAPAPADGTDPCRSVPTGSPRPDGQDHYTISEVVAFTGLTAHTLRWYERIGLMPHIDRSHTGQRRYRNPDLRWLALVGKLRLTGMPVADMVRYAELVREGEQTFAERQELLERTRRDVRTRIAELQDTLAVLDHKIDTYAGARRASERP